Proteins co-encoded in one Medicago truncatula cultivar Jemalong A17 chromosome 8, MtrunA17r5.0-ANR, whole genome shotgun sequence genomic window:
- the LOC11428898 gene encoding protein kinase PINOID, which yields MLETGARDSELSLETVNSTQRSSMSSESICSTSFSRLSFDLLPPSPESLSLKPHRSSDFAYSAIRRKSALTFRDFHLLRRIGAGDIGTVYLCRLRNGNDKFKNEEDNTCLYAMKVVDKDVVALKKKSHRAEMERKILKMLDHPFLPTLYAEFEASHFSCIVMEFCSGGDLHSIRHKHPHNRLPLISARFYAAQVLVALEYLHMLGIIYRDLKPENVLVRSDGHIMLSDFDLSLCSNAIPAVESSDNLQDSSTFSSTLPYTRSRSFPTPFTCFSNRLFKSRKVQTVQPNRLFVAEPVSARSCSFVGTHEYVSPEVAAGNSHGNAVDWWSFGIFIYELVYGRTPFAAPSNKETLRNILKKPLTFPTPTASSALELHARDLISGLLNKDPTQRLGSKRGSADVKQHSFFKGINLALIRMLTPPEVPPGSRKPKTMSLYRGKGSNSSSRGQQTSSFDIYF from the exons ATGTTAGAAACTGGTGCACGTGATTCTGAGTTGAGTTTAGAAACTGTGAATTCAACACAGCGAAGCTCAATGAGCAGTGAAAGCATTTGCAGCACTAGTTTCAGCCGTCTTTCATTCGACCTTCTTCCTCCTTCACCGGAGAGTCTCTCCCTCAAACCTCACCGCTCCTCCGACTTCGCTTACTCCGCCATCCGTCGCAAGTCCGCTCTCACATTTCGTGACTTCCACCTCCTCCGCCGTATCGGCGCCGGAGATATCGGTACTGTTTACCTATGCCGCCTGAGAAACGGAAATGACAAATTCAAAAACGAAGAAGATAACACTTGTTTGTATGCGATGAAGGTTGTGGATAAAGACGTTGTTGCATTAAAGAAGAAATCACATAGAGCTGAAATGGAGAGAAAGATTCTGAAAATGCTTGATCATCCTTTTCTTCCTACACTCTACGCTGAGTTTGAAGCTTCTCATTTCTCTTGCATTGTTATGGAGTTTTGTTCCGGTGGTGACTTGCATTCCATACGCCACAAACACCCTCACAACCGTCTTCCTCTTATTTCCGCTAG ATTTTATGCAGCTCAAGTATTGGTGGCGTTGGAGTACCTTCACATGCTGGGAATCATTTACAGAGATCTAAAGCCTGAGAATGTGTTAGTTCGATCAGACGGTCACATTATGCTTTCAGATTTCGATCTTTCACTTTGCTCAAATGCAATCCCAGCTGTTGAATCATCAGATAATTTAcaagattcttccactttttcaTCAACATTACCCTACACTCGTTCCCGTTCTTTTCCTACACCATTCACTTGCTTTTCTAACCGGTTGTTTAAATCACGTAAGGTTCAAACTGTTCAACCGAACCGGCTTTTTGTAGCTGAACCGGTGTCTGCTCGGTCTTGTTCATTTGTTGGAACACATGAATATGTCTCGCCGGAAGTTGCCGCCGGAAACTCCCACGGCAACGCCGTGGATTGGTGGTCGTTTGGGATATTCATCTATGAACTCGTTTACGGGCGTACTCCGTTTGCGGCTCCATCGAATAAGGAAACACTGCGTAACATCTTAAAAAAGCCTCTTACTTTTCCAACACCTACGGCCTCAAGCGCGCTTGAACTTCACGCGCGGGATTTGATTTCCGGGTTGCTTAATAAGGATCCGACTCAACGACTCGGGTCGAAACGTGGGTCAGCTGACGTCAAGCAGCATTCGTTTTTTAAAGGGATTAATTTGGCGCTGATTCGTATGTTAACGCCGCCTGAAGTTCCTCCTGGCTCAAGAAAGCCTAAAACGATGTCGTTGTATCGTGGGAAGGGTAGTAATAGTAGTAGTAGAGGGCAACAAACGTCGTCGTTTGatatttacttttga